One Deltaproteobacteria bacterium genomic window carries:
- a CDS encoding HlyD family efflux transporter periplasmic adaptor subunit has protein sequence MIPNSQRVALPPLLRQGLIAFRETVDGDWKYRIQDNWKGLTYQLEPWQFFVLEVMPLCDNFDKLASVFEDRFGHGITMEELEKLFALLDEMKILGLDAEAHPLCAAYRRKVDNQPIRLTGPSDTGVRAEAHDAGDIDAIARGAADVGMAGDGRDSGAASEKEEKGVGPESTRIKGLVSDQADFTSREFRRPSDLVDLCAAVRNDGYDLHEAGAHENSVEWLNDVLKIPDLSEQVLSKKPSLHLTDEIVRLMDETSSFRSRSSRDLGDREKRALKILNRLIIEEAYPRLAPRHTGDDRSEKRGWHLFHPAPFLKAVLPVCRPLRHVVYLLPPLFITAFVVAYRHADMMKEDFARFMIGIRYVHFTYFAHTMIGMFTDNLLATFLIAIVAYSYNLPVDSFFIELHFGFYPRFHVRVRNWERLFRRERIWFHAAPLLGRFSLIALCILAWFVSRPTTPLIASFSLTLAVIAVASLYLSANPLVKSSGYYLMVAWLNEDNLRSKAALSIVNKLKGNRYGKLDRNVLVAYALASALFMILTFVVFILMFGSYVKYHFGGAGVFITLVLVVLLLFRLAAKARKISEVYERSLQFERWKKVSINKEAIDVARSDKKRGVFKYLMRSAPFALLVLLIVPYHYEPSGSFVVLPSQRQEITSEVAGVIRDVYYDGGEFLKKGSVVAKLADDDYTSQLQIYKAKIDEQKAIVHELMSKPRPEELQLVERELNVQETKLKFSSDKMARMERLYVTKTISLEELEDARQEKEVDAKEVEELRAKLALVKSGATPDEIEAAKGKLQSYREKYDYYNSRVEQTFIRMPFDGKLVGMNLKQLKGHYLGQGDPFGIAENTSQVLAEIEVPEPDIGYAAADASVRGRTFTYYDKIFNGKVTQIDSVVTPKSSGNVVKVQVLLDNRDGLLKSGMTGYAKIECGPQPVWKVMSLAMIRFFKVEVWSWVP, from the coding sequence TTGATTCCGAATTCTCAGCGTGTCGCACTCCCCCCCTTATTGAGGCAGGGCCTGATTGCCTTCAGGGAGACAGTGGACGGAGATTGGAAATACAGGATACAGGACAACTGGAAAGGGCTTACCTATCAGTTGGAGCCGTGGCAGTTCTTTGTTCTCGAAGTCATGCCGCTGTGCGATAACTTTGATAAGTTGGCTTCCGTCTTCGAGGACCGGTTCGGTCACGGCATCACTATGGAGGAGTTAGAAAAGCTGTTTGCCCTTCTGGACGAAATGAAGATCCTGGGTCTTGATGCCGAGGCTCACCCTTTGTGTGCCGCCTACCGGCGTAAGGTGGATAATCAGCCTATCCGTCTTACGGGTCCATCCGATACCGGGGTACGTGCGGAGGCACACGACGCCGGGGATATCGATGCAATTGCACGCGGCGCGGCCGATGTCGGTATGGCCGGGGACGGTCGGGATTCCGGCGCTGCCTCTGAGAAGGAGGAGAAGGGGGTCGGCCCGGAGTCAACCCGCATAAAGGGGCTCGTCTCCGACCAAGCTGATTTTACTTCCCGTGAATTCCGGCGTCCATCCGATCTCGTAGACCTTTGTGCAGCCGTACGGAACGACGGTTATGATCTGCACGAAGCCGGAGCGCACGAAAACAGTGTTGAATGGCTCAACGATGTACTTAAGATCCCCGATCTTTCCGAACAGGTCCTGTCCAAGAAGCCGTCCTTGCACCTGACGGACGAGATCGTACGTCTGATGGATGAAACCTCGTCTTTTCGCAGCAGGTCGTCACGGGACTTGGGGGATCGTGAAAAAAGAGCATTGAAGATATTGAACAGGTTGATAATAGAGGAGGCCTATCCCCGTCTGGCTCCCCGGCATACCGGGGACGATCGTTCGGAAAAAAGGGGATGGCATCTATTCCATCCAGCGCCTTTCCTGAAGGCAGTGTTGCCGGTCTGTAGGCCCTTGCGGCACGTTGTCTACCTGCTTCCGCCCCTCTTTATTACGGCGTTTGTTGTGGCCTACCGCCATGCGGACATGATGAAGGAGGATTTCGCCCGGTTCATGATTGGCATACGTTATGTCCATTTTACCTACTTTGCCCACACCATGATAGGCATGTTTACGGACAATCTTCTGGCAACCTTTCTGATCGCCATTGTTGCCTATTCCTACAACCTGCCGGTAGATTCATTTTTCATAGAGCTTCATTTCGGTTTTTATCCCCGCTTCCATGTCAGGGTAAGGAACTGGGAGCGGCTTTTCCGGCGGGAGCGTATATGGTTTCACGCAGCGCCTCTTCTGGGGCGTTTCTCGCTGATCGCTCTTTGCATACTGGCCTGGTTCGTATCAAGACCGACCACCCCGCTGATTGCGTCCTTTTCCCTCACTTTGGCGGTAATAGCGGTAGCTTCACTCTACCTCTCGGCCAATCCGCTGGTGAAGAGCAGCGGCTATTATCTTATGGTCGCCTGGCTCAACGAGGACAATTTGCGTTCCAAGGCGGCGCTGTCCATTGTAAACAAGCTGAAGGGCAATCGGTATGGAAAACTCGATCGGAATGTGCTTGTGGCGTATGCACTGGCCTCTGCGCTATTCATGATACTGACATTCGTCGTTTTTATCCTGATGTTTGGCAGTTACGTAAAATACCACTTCGGAGGCGCCGGGGTTTTTATAACGCTAGTCTTGGTGGTCTTGTTGCTCTTTCGTCTTGCAGCGAAGGCGAGAAAGATCAGCGAGGTATATGAGCGGTCTCTGCAATTCGAACGGTGGAAGAAAGTTTCCATCAATAAGGAAGCGATTGATGTGGCAAGGTCGGACAAGAAAAGGGGTGTCTTCAAGTATCTGATGCGTTCGGCCCCGTTCGCCCTGCTGGTGTTGCTGATAGTGCCCTACCATTACGAGCCGTCGGGGAGTTTTGTCGTGCTGCCGAGTCAGCGCCAGGAAATCACTTCGGAGGTCGCCGGAGTGATCAGGGATGTCTACTATGATGGCGGTGAATTTCTGAAAAAGGGATCGGTGGTCGCCAAGCTGGCAGATGATGACTATACTTCGCAGTTACAGATTTACAAGGCCAAGATAGATGAACAGAAGGCGATTGTTCACGAGCTGATGAGCAAGCCGAGACCGGAAGAGCTACAACTGGTCGAGCGTGAATTGAATGTGCAGGAAACCAAACTCAAATTCAGCAGTGACAAAATGGCCCGTATGGAAAGACTTTACGTTACAAAGACGATCTCGCTGGAGGAATTGGAGGACGCCAGACAGGAGAAGGAGGTGGATGCGAAGGAGGTTGAAGAGTTGCGCGCCAAACTGGCGTTGGTGAAGTCGGGAGCGACTCCCGACGAGATAGAGGCTGCAAAGGGAAAGTTGCAGAGCTACCGGGAAAAATATGATTACTACAACTCCAGAGTGGAGCAGACCTTTATACGTATGCCCTTCGACGGCAAGCTGGTCGGGATGAACCTGAAGCAACTGAAGGGGCATTATCTGGGGCAGGGTGATCCGTTCGGAATTGCAGAGAACACTTCGCAGGTACTGGCCGAGATCGAAGTTCCCGAACCGGATATCGGCTATGCGGCTGCCGACGCGTCGGTTCGCGGGAGGACATTCACATATTACGATAAGATCTTCAACGGGAAAGTGACGCAGATCGATTCCGTGGTGACCCCGAAGAGTTCGGGTAATGTTGTAAAGGTCCAGGTCTTGCTGGACAACCGCGACGGTCTGCTTAAGTCCGGTATGACGGGTTACGCGAAGATAGAATGCGGCCCGCAACCGGTTTGGAAGGTTATGTCGCTTGCGATGATCAGGTTCTTTAAGGTTGAAGTCTGGTCGTGGGTACCTTGA
- a CDS encoding alpha/beta hydrolase → MPTVKINGTKINYMQLGSGPGADREDLVMVHGLAASMAFWYYHHVPEFAERFRITLYDLRGHGRSGMPPGGYSAHNMAMDLRQLLDHLKIDRAHFVAHSFGGTVALHLACMEPRKFESLLLLDTHISAVRGLAGITKWEFGEKVQEIFDRNNLEIDIRDPFFGYRLLTKIAQLRLGGGKIPDELKKLVGPFVLGRNSLRAARQWLRLMDTTRAAEELMVDDGLSIQRFEKFDIPIMAVYGERSQAMMTGEYLLRVWPGAFFRRIRNAGHFFPVTHPSDFIRVCRQFWDGSIQSEKPHRDGEPRRRHFRSDRFFREGDGWFFHTRESVPRGPFPHFKFAREGLQAYIATSVLLRDRFAVKVL, encoded by the coding sequence ATGCCCACGGTAAAGATAAACGGCACCAAAATCAATTACATGCAGTTGGGCAGCGGGCCGGGAGCGGATCGTGAGGACCTGGTTATGGTACACGGTTTGGCCGCCAGTATGGCCTTCTGGTACTATCATCACGTCCCGGAGTTCGCCGAACGGTTCAGGATTACGTTGTACGACCTGAGGGGACACGGACGTTCCGGTATGCCTCCGGGAGGTTATTCGGCACACAATATGGCGATGGACCTGCGCCAGCTTCTGGATCATCTGAAGATCGATCGAGCGCATTTTGTGGCCCACAGTTTTGGTGGAACAGTAGCCCTTCATCTCGCCTGCATGGAGCCGCGTAAATTCGAAAGCCTGCTCCTTCTCGACACCCATATTTCGGCTGTGCGCGGGCTTGCGGGGATAACGAAATGGGAGTTCGGAGAAAAGGTGCAGGAGATCTTCGATCGTAACAACCTTGAGATAGATATCCGTGACCCCTTCTTCGGCTATCGATTGCTGACGAAGATAGCGCAGCTTCGCCTGGGAGGAGGGAAGATCCCGGATGAATTAAAGAAACTGGTTGGTCCCTTTGTTCTGGGCAGGAACAGCCTCAGGGCCGCAAGGCAGTGGTTACGGTTGATGGATACTACGAGGGCGGCGGAAGAGTTGATGGTTGATGACGGTTTATCCATACAGCGATTTGAAAAGTTTGATATACCGATCATGGCAGTATACGGAGAACGTTCGCAGGCGATGATGACTGGTGAGTATCTTCTTAGGGTATGGCCCGGGGCGTTCTTCAGGCGGATACGCAACGCAGGGCACTTTTTTCCGGTGACGCACCCGTCCGATTTCATCAGGGTGTGCAGACAGTTCTGGGATGGTTCGATTCAGAGCGAGAAGCCACATCGTGACGGTGAACCAAGACGAAGGCACTTCCGCAGCGACCGCTTTTTCCGTGAAGGGGATGGTTGGTTTTTCCATACCAGGGAGTCGGTTCCCAGGGGACCTTTCCCCCATTTCAAGTTCGCGAGAGAGGGGCTTCAGGCGTATATCGCGACAAGCGTGCTATTGCGGGATCGGTTCGCAGTAAAGGTCTTGTAA
- a CDS encoding nucleotide pyrophosphatase has product MRTLFIGLDGATFTVLDKLASHDGREGVVMPFLSGIYREGTRCKLLSTPNPLTPPAWVSLMTGRSPGHHGVFDFIRAEERMDDVFFTLYDARDIRTETIWSIASRCGRSVAALNFPFTAPPPENLNGFIVPGFVPWRHLRRNTRPGEFYERLKGLPGFNPRELAWDFENEKQAIQLLSDEDRERWVRYHLPREKQWFMIAEYILQHEDPDLLAVMFDGVDKLQHQAWAFIDPDRVDGEADVYHRRMHGLCMDYFRQLDQFLEQLVTQAGPEVQVFLASDHGFTSTYEVVRINAYLHEKGYLHWKETERTEEAFRREQSMFANLDWSRTTAYCRTPSSNGIYIRVSDGEDGTGIRPEDYETFREQLIRDLEELRDPATDERILSGIYNREDVFAGAAMEDAPDLLLTLRDCGFVSIKNKKPFVEERPEIAGTHHPEGVFFAMGPGIVNGAGPQSMRIMDVASILLYSLGIAVPEDFEGEIPEGIFSPEHLAHNPVLIGGASLTEDNRAADGEEMSREEEDAIKAQLKLLGYLE; this is encoded by the coding sequence ATGCGAACATTGTTTATCGGACTGGATGGAGCCACATTCACTGTTTTAGACAAGCTGGCCAGTCATGACGGGAGAGAAGGCGTTGTTATGCCTTTTCTGTCCGGGATCTACAGGGAAGGGACGCGGTGCAAGCTTCTTTCCACACCCAACCCGCTTACGCCTCCGGCTTGGGTTTCGTTGATGACCGGGAGGAGTCCCGGGCATCACGGGGTATTCGATTTCATCCGTGCGGAAGAGCGGATGGACGATGTCTTCTTTACCCTGTATGACGCGAGGGATATACGGACCGAGACCATATGGTCGATTGCTAGTCGATGCGGGAGGTCGGTGGCGGCGCTGAACTTTCCGTTCACGGCGCCGCCCCCTGAGAATCTGAACGGTTTTATCGTACCTGGGTTCGTCCCTTGGCGACATCTGCGCAGGAATACACGTCCCGGGGAGTTTTACGAGCGCCTCAAAGGGTTGCCGGGTTTCAACCCGAGGGAGCTGGCCTGGGACTTCGAGAACGAGAAGCAGGCTATCCAGTTGCTTTCGGATGAAGATCGGGAGAGGTGGGTCCGCTATCATCTGCCGAGAGAAAAACAGTGGTTCATGATTGCGGAATATATACTTCAACACGAAGACCCGGATTTGCTCGCGGTGATGTTTGACGGAGTCGACAAGCTTCAGCACCAGGCCTGGGCCTTTATCGATCCTGACCGGGTGGACGGTGAGGCAGATGTATATCATCGAAGGATGCACGGGCTCTGCATGGACTATTTCCGGCAGCTTGATCAGTTCCTGGAACAGCTGGTAACGCAGGCTGGGCCGGAGGTCCAGGTCTTCCTTGCCTCGGATCATGGCTTTACCTCTACCTACGAAGTGGTCAGGATCAATGCCTACCTGCACGAGAAGGGCTACCTGCACTGGAAGGAGACGGAACGGACGGAAGAGGCGTTTCGGCGTGAGCAGAGCATGTTTGCGAATCTCGATTGGTCCCGCACGACCGCGTACTGTCGCACACCTTCCAGCAACGGCATTTATATTCGGGTGTCGGACGGGGAAGATGGCACCGGTATCAGGCCGGAGGATTACGAAACGTTCCGGGAGCAGCTTATACGTGATCTCGAGGAACTCAGGGATCCGGCCACGGATGAGCGGATATTGAGCGGTATTTACAATCGGGAAGATGTCTTTGCCGGGGCGGCCATGGAGGACGCGCCCGACTTGTTGCTGACCCTGCGTGATTGCGGATTCGTCTCCATAAAGAACAAGAAACCGTTTGTGGAAGAACGTCCGGAGATCGCGGGAACACATCATCCGGAGGGTGTTTTCTTCGCCATGGGGCCCGGCATCGTAAATGGGGCGGGACCACAGTCCATGCGGATCATGGATGTGGCATCGATCCTTCTCTACAGTTTGGGAATAGCCGTGCCCGAGGACTTCGAGGGAGAGATTCCGGAGGGGATATTTTCGCCGGAACACCTTGCGCATAATCCGGTTCTAATCGGTGGGGCGAGCCTGACTGAGGACAACCGGGCGGCCGATGGAGAAGAGATGTCTCGTGAGGAAGAGGACGCCATTAAGGCACAACTGAAATTGCTTGGATATCTGGAGTAG
- a CDS encoding acyl carrier protein has translation MPVNRKSDAEKVVIEIVMDLIQDWGLDLEDTVTGKTLLVKDLDFASVDIIQLCVAIEEHFKRKFGFQDLLMKDGSYVSDLSVGRVASFLVDKGI, from the coding sequence ATGCCTGTAAATCGGAAGTCGGATGCTGAGAAGGTGGTCATAGAGATTGTTATGGACCTGATACAGGACTGGGGGCTGGACCTGGAAGATACTGTCACGGGGAAGACTCTACTTGTGAAGGACCTGGATTTCGCCTCAGTCGATATCATACAGTTGTGCGTGGCCATTGAAGAGCATTTCAAGCGCAAGTTTGGATTCCAGGACCTCCTTATGAAGGACGGCAGTTATGTGTCCGATCTATCTGTCGGCCGGGTTGCCTCATTCCTGGTGGACAAGGGTATCTGA
- a CDS encoding acyltransferase domain-containing protein has product MFPSAPDLKTYWRNILAGVNAVGKPPVEWEADRYLSSGRIQTPYGGFLGDLYRFDPKEFGIMPNSVDGGEPDQFLALKSARDALDDAGYLNAEYDHEDSGIILGHSTYLHRGQGNLIQHNIVIDQTIEILRGMIPSLAEDKLSRIRGLLESKLPQFNADIAASLVPNAMTGRIANRLNFKGPNYIVDAACSSSLIAVSAAMDELRNRRCRLMLAGGVNASIPAEVSVIFTLLGALSERGEVLPFDEKSDGTLLGEGLGVVVLKRLHDAITDRDRVYAVIRGVGLSSDGRGHGVLAPSLEGESLAISRAYDESGVDPASVELIEAHGTGIPLGDRTEISALKRVFGERKGLQGSVALGSVKSMISHCIPAAGIAGLIKSALALHHKVLPPTRCERVSGKLGMESTPFYVNTEPKPWISVPGIQRMAGVDSFGFGGINSHAILEEAPEGARRPRDCSGWPFELCVFSAPDRMGLMNILEHTAGWIAGNPDLALCDVAATLASTSVAAPDRLALVAKSRDDCLKKIEHALKRLRKDTVRDRWSTRSGIVYSCRPLDGKLAFLFPGEGSQYLGMFSELMICFDEVREWFDFWKGLYNETQGETRTDILLPPASELTEERRAKLEELLYTMDIGSESVFVAGQAMYAILDRFGVVPDVMVGHSTGESSALVASGAIRYDDRSQLADFVRELNQVYLRVLEEGSIAKGALMTVGALERSEIEKEMVPFGEEVVVAMENCRNQLVLFGPPESIERLRKGLTAKGGLCALLPFDRGYHTPQFAAVSRAFLAYYEKIGLGAPRTPLYSCVSVDCFPDDPEGVRSLAAGQWASKVRFRETVLKMYEEGVRYFLEVGPSGNLASFVKDILAGREYMALATNLKRKNCLEQFLVSLGTLYVNDMGVKLERMFVSRDVRIAEIGGAAAVCRPTMRLDNTMPVIHLDKDDKDELESIVESGAESRLPGTVCAVPRASSSERYHMLPGDEADDLDGVMKRHFDLMSDFLDQQQRIVERYAFPDDAGRHAPSAEDLYTPFIDSIVECDDEHLVAECALSVAENNFLRDHVLSGPVSDFDPCLTGLACVPLMVTLEILAEAAVLFRGDRAVSAIENVRAFDWIALDEGKAVLTIQVESSPGDPDRCHAVALIEGKKAVSADFLWGDVEISGMLAELESVHPPRWDGRDLYRVGMFHGPVFRSIQEIEGWNEEGMDAFLSPVSLRGFFRDDETAEMVLNPVLLDAVGQLSAYWIAHKIGTSFNCFPATIGRIEIRQPHPKDQSGLKMKGRHKPLGLLPGDVDAPKRWDFECVDSVGRTILKVENLINVFYPVPERFFNVRMNPHKGCLGSVKEMLGAPGVLVWILPHLAEDFCRQSSGIFLRILACAVLGEEERREWRLLEGGLSYRIQWLLGRACIKEAVRHWVYEKSGKLLFPADIRVRHEDAGAPFVDGIWRDVVSPAPPVSLSHDHGLCVAAVAEPGLGVGVDVESLERAVRTDLLESAMTPQERESLGHSSKEMREKVIRIWCAKEAAAKYLGSGLQGRPEDFEVSFTDNGWGLALVARNGTVVGVRLEEVDRSIIAIAADHQN; this is encoded by the coding sequence ATGTTCCCTTCCGCTCCGGACCTGAAAACATATTGGAGGAATATCCTCGCGGGCGTCAATGCGGTAGGCAAGCCTCCAGTGGAATGGGAGGCTGATCGCTATCTCTCTTCCGGTAGGATACAGACTCCTTACGGCGGTTTTCTCGGGGATCTTTATCGTTTCGACCCCAAGGAGTTCGGTATTATGCCCAATTCCGTGGACGGTGGGGAGCCGGACCAGTTTCTTGCCCTGAAGAGTGCCCGTGACGCCCTCGATGATGCCGGCTACCTGAATGCGGAGTACGATCATGAGGATTCCGGGATCATACTCGGTCACAGCACCTACCTCCACCGAGGGCAGGGAAATCTTATACAGCACAACATTGTTATCGACCAGACGATCGAGATCCTCAGGGGGATGATACCCTCGCTGGCGGAGGACAAGCTGTCTCGAATTAGGGGCCTGCTGGAAAGCAAGCTGCCGCAGTTCAACGCGGATATAGCTGCATCCCTTGTACCGAATGCCATGACGGGTCGTATCGCTAACAGGTTGAATTTCAAGGGCCCCAATTATATCGTGGACGCGGCATGTTCTTCATCGCTCATAGCCGTCAGCGCCGCCATGGATGAATTGCGAAACAGGCGTTGCCGCTTGATGCTGGCCGGAGGGGTCAATGCATCCATACCTGCCGAAGTCTCGGTAATATTCACGCTGCTGGGGGCGCTTAGTGAGCGGGGAGAGGTTCTCCCCTTTGACGAGAAGAGTGACGGGACACTTCTCGGTGAAGGTCTGGGGGTTGTAGTACTCAAACGGCTGCACGACGCAATCACCGATCGGGATCGCGTCTATGCGGTAATCCGGGGGGTGGGTCTGTCCAGCGACGGGCGGGGGCACGGGGTGTTGGCACCAAGCCTGGAAGGGGAGTCTCTTGCGATCAGCAGGGCCTACGACGAGAGCGGTGTTGATCCTGCTTCTGTTGAACTTATTGAAGCACATGGGACGGGAATTCCGCTTGGAGACCGGACGGAGATATCGGCCTTGAAACGGGTTTTCGGAGAGCGGAAGGGGTTGCAGGGATCGGTCGCCCTGGGTTCCGTAAAATCCATGATCAGCCACTGTATTCCTGCAGCGGGAATCGCAGGATTGATAAAGAGTGCACTGGCGCTTCATCACAAGGTCCTCCCCCCCACGCGATGTGAACGGGTTTCGGGTAAGTTGGGGATGGAGAGTACGCCCTTCTATGTGAATACGGAACCCAAACCCTGGATCTCTGTCCCGGGGATACAGCGTATGGCGGGTGTTGATTCCTTCGGGTTCGGAGGGATCAACAGCCATGCCATACTGGAGGAGGCGCCCGAAGGGGCGCGACGGCCCCGTGACTGTTCCGGGTGGCCGTTTGAGTTATGCGTGTTCTCTGCGCCGGACAGAATGGGATTGATGAACATTCTGGAACATACGGCGGGGTGGATCGCCGGTAATCCGGATCTTGCGTTGTGTGATGTAGCCGCTACGCTGGCTTCCACGTCTGTCGCCGCCCCCGATCGGCTGGCACTGGTGGCAAAGAGCCGTGACGACTGCTTGAAGAAGATTGAACATGCCTTGAAGAGGTTACGGAAAGATACGGTGCGCGACCGCTGGTCTACCCGAAGCGGCATCGTCTACAGTTGCCGTCCCCTTGACGGCAAGCTGGCGTTTCTCTTCCCGGGCGAAGGGTCTCAATATCTCGGCATGTTCTCGGAGCTTATGATCTGTTTTGATGAAGTACGCGAGTGGTTCGATTTCTGGAAAGGACTCTACAACGAGACGCAGGGGGAGACCCGCACCGATATCCTCCTCCCCCCGGCGTCGGAACTTACCGAAGAACGGCGTGCGAAACTGGAGGAGTTGCTATACACGATGGATATAGGTTCCGAATCGGTTTTTGTCGCAGGCCAGGCCATGTACGCGATCCTGGATCGTTTCGGGGTCGTGCCGGACGTGATGGTTGGGCACAGCACCGGTGAGTCTTCCGCGCTGGTTGCCTCCGGGGCGATTCGGTATGATGACCGCTCGCAATTGGCTGACTTCGTGCGTGAGTTGAACCAGGTCTATCTCAGAGTTTTGGAGGAGGGGAGTATTGCAAAAGGCGCCCTGATGACTGTGGGCGCTCTGGAGCGATCCGAGATAGAAAAAGAGATGGTTCCTTTCGGCGAAGAGGTGGTCGTGGCGATGGAGAATTGCCGTAATCAGCTCGTTCTTTTCGGTCCGCCGGAGAGTATCGAGCGTCTCAGGAAGGGGTTGACCGCCAAGGGAGGGCTCTGCGCCCTCCTCCCGTTCGACCGTGGATATCATACGCCGCAATTCGCAGCGGTCAGTCGGGCCTTTCTTGCCTATTACGAAAAGATAGGGTTGGGAGCCCCGCGTACACCACTCTATTCCTGTGTGTCGGTGGATTGTTTTCCGGACGATCCTGAAGGGGTACGCTCCCTTGCGGCCGGACAATGGGCCAGTAAGGTCCGTTTCCGCGAGACCGTACTGAAGATGTACGAAGAGGGGGTGCGGTACTTCCTGGAAGTAGGTCCGTCAGGCAACCTGGCCTCCTTCGTCAAGGATATACTGGCCGGTCGTGAGTACATGGCCCTGGCCACGAACCTGAAACGGAAGAACTGTCTGGAACAGTTCCTTGTCTCTCTCGGCACTCTTTATGTAAACGACATGGGGGTGAAGCTGGAGCGTATGTTCGTTTCGCGCGATGTCCGGATCGCTGAAATAGGGGGGGCTGCAGCGGTTTGCCGGCCTACCATGCGCTTGGACAATACCATGCCTGTGATCCACCTGGATAAAGATGACAAGGATGAGCTGGAAAGTATTGTTGAGTCGGGTGCCGAGTCACGATTGCCGGGGACTGTTTGCGCCGTACCGCGGGCCTCGTCGTCGGAACGGTATCACATGCTTCCCGGCGATGAGGCGGACGACCTGGACGGGGTTATGAAGAGGCACTTCGACCTGATGTCTGATTTCCTGGATCAGCAGCAAAGGATCGTTGAACGGTACGCCTTTCCGGATGATGCCGGCAGGCATGCCCCCTCTGCAGAGGATTTATATACGCCGTTTATCGATTCCATAGTTGAATGTGATGATGAACACCTGGTTGCCGAGTGCGCCCTGTCCGTTGCGGAGAACAATTTTCTGCGGGATCACGTCCTCTCCGGACCGGTATCGGATTTTGATCCCTGTCTTACAGGTCTGGCCTGTGTCCCGCTGATGGTGACACTTGAGATCCTGGCCGAGGCGGCCGTCCTGTTTCGGGGAGACCGGGCCGTTTCTGCGATCGAAAATGTCAGGGCATTCGATTGGATTGCATTGGACGAAGGAAAAGCAGTTCTTACCATACAGGTCGAATCGTCTCCGGGAGATCCCGACAGATGTCATGCCGTTGCATTGATTGAGGGGAAGAAGGCTGTTTCGGCCGATTTCCTCTGGGGAGATGTGGAGATATCCGGGATGCTGGCGGAGCTGGAGAGTGTACACCCTCCGCGGTGGGATGGAAGGGACCTTTACCGTGTAGGAATGTTTCACGGACCCGTCTTCCGGAGCATTCAGGAAATCGAAGGGTGGAACGAAGAGGGAATGGATGCGTTTCTCTCCCCTGTTTCCCTGCGAGGATTTTTCCGTGACGATGAAACCGCGGAAATGGTCTTGAATCCGGTATTGCTCGATGCCGTGGGGCAGTTGTCCGCTTACTGGATAGCACATAAGATTGGCACGAGTTTCAATTGTTTCCCCGCAACCATAGGGCGTATCGAAATCCGGCAACCACATCCCAAGGATCAGTCGGGGTTGAAGATGAAGGGCCGCCACAAACCGTTGGGATTGTTGCCCGGTGATGTAGATGCTCCCAAGAGATGGGATTTCGAGTGTGTGGACAGTGTGGGGAGAACGATCCTCAAGGTCGAAAACCTTATTAACGTTTTTTATCCGGTCCCGGAGCGGTTCTTCAATGTGCGGATGAACCCGCATAAAGGGTGTCTCGGCAGCGTGAAGGAGATGCTCGGGGCTCCCGGGGTCCTGGTTTGGATCCTGCCTCACTTGGCTGAGGACTTCTGCCGTCAATCGAGCGGGATCTTCCTTAGGATATTGGCGTGCGCCGTCCTGGGTGAGGAGGAGCGCAGGGAGTGGCGTCTCCTCGAGGGGGGGCTTTCGTATCGGATCCAATGGTTGCTGGGGCGTGCATGCATAAAGGAGGCGGTGCGCCATTGGGTTTACGAAAAGAGCGGTAAGCTGTTGTTTCCGGCGGATATAAGGGTCAGGCACGAGGACGCTGGCGCTCCGTTCGTGGACGGCATATGGCGCGATGTTGTATCGCCTGCTCCGCCGGTATCTCTCAGCCATGATCATGGCTTGTGCGTAGCGGCGGTGGCGGAGCCGGGGCTGGGTGTTGGTGTGGATGTGGAGTCCTTGGAACGGGCGGTGCGCACCGATTTGCTGGAATCGGCCATGACGCCGCAGGAGCGTGAATCGCTTGGACACAGCTCGAAAGAGATGCGTGAAAAGGTTATACGAATATGGTGTGCAAAGGAGGCGGCGGCGAAATATCTCGGGTCGGGACTGCAAGGAAGACCGGAGGACTTCGAGGTATCATTCACGGATAACGGTTGGGGTCTTGCGCTTGTGGCGCGGAACGGCACTGTGGTGGGGGTACGCCTGGAAGAGGTGGACCGAAGTATTATCGCGATTGCTGCGGATCATCAGAATTAA